In the genome of Staphylococcus durrellii, one region contains:
- the rlmB gene encoding 23S rRNA (guanosine(2251)-2'-O)-methyltransferase RlmB, whose translation MEDMVIVGRHAVKEAIISGHTINKILIQDGVKKQQLNEILKKAKSDKLIVQTVPKSKLDNLSDAPHQGVAAFVAPYEYADFDNFIHEQQNKEKLSTVIILDGLEDPHNLGSIIRTADASGVDGIIIPKRRSVALTQTVVKASTGAIQHVPVMRVTNLAQTIETLKDRGYWIAGAEADNATDYRQLDASMSLAIVIGSEGQGMSRLVKDKCDFYIKIPMVGHVNSLNASVAASLVMYEIYRKRNQIGDS comes from the coding sequence TTGGAAGACATGGTAATCGTTGGTCGTCATGCAGTTAAAGAGGCAATCATTTCTGGACATACTATAAATAAAATACTGATTCAAGATGGTGTAAAAAAACAACAATTGAATGAGATTTTAAAAAAAGCAAAAAGTGATAAACTTATAGTGCAGACTGTTCCAAAATCTAAATTAGACAACCTTTCAGATGCGCCTCACCAAGGAGTCGCTGCATTCGTAGCGCCATATGAATATGCTGATTTTGATAACTTTATTCATGAACAGCAAAATAAGGAAAAACTATCAACAGTTATCATTTTAGATGGTTTAGAAGATCCTCATAATTTAGGTTCAATTATTCGTACGGCAGATGCTTCGGGTGTTGATGGTATAATCATTCCGAAACGTCGTTCAGTTGCTTTAACTCAAACGGTAGTAAAAGCAAGTACAGGTGCTATACAGCATGTACCTGTAATGAGGGTGACAAATTTAGCTCAAACAATTGAAACATTAAAAGATAGAGGGTATTGGATAGCCGGTGCAGAAGCGGATAACGCGACGGATTATCGTCAGTTAGATGCTAGCATGTCACTTGCAATCGTCATCGGCAGTGAAGGTCAAGGAATGAGCAGACTCGTAAAGGATAAATGTGATTTTTATATTAAGATTCCTATGGTAGGTCATGTGAATAGCCTCAATGCATCAGTGGCAGCTAGTTTAGTGATGTATGAAATATATCGTAAACGAAATCAGATAGGAGATAGCTAA
- a CDS encoding Mini-ribonuclease 3, whose protein sequence is MGDAVLDQHVRTYIVLKLKSKPNKLHQLSKSYVSAKSQAQTLETLMGAKWFADEELDIVRRGRNAKSYTKAKNTDIQTYKKSTALEAIIGYLYLEGHSERVEQLLTTIVNIVDERA, encoded by the coding sequence ATGGGAGATGCAGTTCTAGATCAACATGTACGTACTTATATTGTTTTGAAGCTAAAAAGTAAGCCAAATAAATTGCACCAACTCTCAAAAAGTTATGTATCAGCTAAAAGCCAAGCTCAAACGTTAGAAACCTTAATGGGGGCAAAATGGTTTGCCGACGAAGAATTAGATATCGTGCGACGTGGTCGCAATGCTAAAAGTTATACTAAAGCGAAAAACACCGATATACAAACTTATAAGAAAAGTACGGCTTTAGAAGCGATAATCGGCTATTTATATTTAGAGGGGCATAGCGAGAGAGTAGAGCAATTATTAACAACAATAGTAAATATAGTTGATGAAAGGGCGTAA
- the cysS gene encoding cysteine--tRNA ligase — protein MITLYNTLTRQKETFKPIEPGTVKMYVCGPTVYNYIHIGNARPAIVYDVVRRYFEYQGYKVIYVSNFTDVDDKLIKRSKELNESVETIAERYINAFYEDTGALNVKRATSNPRVMNHMDDIIQFIQDLVNEGYAYVSGGDVYYRTRKFEDYGKLSHQSLNDLKVGARIEQGEHKEDALDFTLWKAAKEGEISWNSPFGVGRPGWHIECSVMAYKELGATMDIHAGGTDLQFPHHENEIAQSEAHNHATFANYWMHNGFINIDNEKMSKSLGNFVLVHDIIKEIDPDVLRFFMISVHYRSPINYNMELVNAAKNGLERIRNSYKAIVDRAEIATDVEDQTEYISEINNILAQFEAVMNDDFNTANAITAWFELTKLANKFVLENTTSLAVLERFKEVYQIFSDVLGVPLVGQESEVLLDEDIEALIEERNEARKNKDFVRADEIRDSLKEQNIILEDTPQGVRFKRG, from the coding sequence ATGATTACATTATATAATACGCTAACACGTCAAAAAGAGACGTTTAAGCCTATTGAGCCAGGAACAGTTAAAATGTATGTTTGTGGACCAACAGTTTACAACTATATTCATATAGGTAACGCACGTCCAGCTATTGTATATGATGTTGTACGTAGATACTTTGAATATCAAGGTTATAAAGTGATTTACGTATCTAATTTTACAGATGTTGATGATAAATTGATAAAACGTTCTAAAGAACTAAATGAGTCTGTAGAAACGATTGCCGAGCGTTATATTAACGCATTCTATGAAGATACTGGTGCACTTAACGTAAAAAGGGCGACTTCAAACCCGCGAGTAATGAATCATATGGATGATATTATTCAATTTATTCAAGATTTAGTAAATGAAGGTTATGCGTATGTTAGTGGTGGTGATGTTTACTATAGAACACGTAAATTTGAAGATTATGGTAAATTAAGTCACCAATCGTTAAATGATTTAAAAGTTGGCGCACGCATTGAACAAGGTGAACATAAAGAAGATGCGCTAGACTTTACGCTATGGAAAGCCGCAAAAGAAGGAGAAATCAGTTGGAATAGCCCATTCGGTGTAGGACGACCAGGATGGCACATAGAATGTTCGGTAATGGCATACAAAGAGCTTGGTGCAACGATGGATATTCACGCAGGTGGTACTGATTTACAATTTCCTCATCATGAAAATGAAATTGCTCAATCTGAAGCACATAACCACGCTACATTTGCTAATTATTGGATGCATAATGGTTTTATCAATATAGATAATGAAAAAATGAGTAAGTCATTAGGCAACTTTGTACTTGTTCATGACATTATTAAAGAAATAGACCCCGATGTTTTACGATTTTTCATGATTAGCGTACATTACCGAAGTCCAATTAATTATAATATGGAACTAGTTAATGCAGCTAAAAATGGTCTGGAACGTATCCGTAATAGTTACAAAGCCATTGTAGATCGTGCTGAGATTGCTACGGACGTTGAGGATCAAACAGAATACATTTCAGAAATCAATAATATATTAGCCCAATTTGAAGCAGTCATGAACGACGATTTTAATACTGCAAATGCTATTACGGCATGGTTTGAATTGACAAAATTAGCTAATAAATTTGTATTAGAGAACACGACTTCATTAGCCGTACTAGAAAGGTTTAAAGAAGTGTACCAAATATTTAGCGATGTGTTAGGTGTGCCACTTGTTGGTCAAGAATCTGAAGTTTTATTAGATGAAGATATAGAAGCGCTTATCGAAGAACGTAACGAAGCTAGAAAAAATAAAGACTTTGTTAGAGCTGATGAGATTCGCGATTCATTGAAAGAACAAAACATTATTTTAGAAGATACGCCTCAAGGTGTGAGGTTTAAACGTGGATAA